The Gordonia sp. KTR9 genome contains a region encoding:
- the purH gene encoding bifunctional phosphoribosylaminoimidazolecarboxamide formyltransferase/IMP cyclohydrolase: protein MNAHSPDSSRRPIRRALVSVYDKSGLTDLATALHAAGVEIVSTGSTAKTIAGAGVPVVEVSALTGFPECLDGRVKTLHPKVHAGILADTRKSDHVAQLDELGVAAFDLVVVNLYPFTATVASGATPDECIEQIDIGGPSMVRGAAKNHPSVAVVVDPDDYSRVTEAVAAEGFSLADRKKLAAKAFRHTADYDVAVASWMSSVVAPEDDSQFPAWAGATWTRSAVLRYGENPHQAAALYVGNAGAGGVATAEQLHGKEMSYNNYTDADAAWRAAYDFDAPAVAIIKHANPCGIAIGTDIAEAHRKAHACDPISAYGGVIAANREITVEMAEQVAEIFTEVIVAPGFADGALSVLTRKKNIRVLVATPPSATGIETKPVSGGLLMQQRDVLDADGDNPANWNLVAGPPADNETLADLEFAWRACRSVKSNAILLASDGASVGVGMGQVNRVDSAHLAVQRAGDRAAGSVGASDAFFPFPDGLQVLLSAGVKAVAQPGGSIRDNEVIEAADEAGVTLYLTGARHFAH, encoded by the coding sequence GTGAACGCACACAGCCCTGACAGCTCTCGTCGACCGATTCGGCGCGCGCTGGTGAGTGTCTACGACAAGAGCGGTCTCACCGATCTCGCCACGGCGCTGCACGCGGCCGGGGTGGAGATCGTGTCCACCGGATCGACCGCGAAGACCATCGCCGGCGCGGGGGTGCCGGTCGTCGAGGTGTCGGCGCTGACCGGCTTCCCCGAGTGCCTCGACGGGCGCGTCAAGACCCTGCACCCGAAGGTGCACGCGGGCATCCTCGCCGACACCCGTAAGTCCGACCACGTCGCACAGCTCGACGAGTTGGGTGTCGCCGCATTCGATCTCGTCGTCGTCAACCTGTATCCGTTCACCGCGACGGTGGCCTCCGGCGCCACGCCGGACGAGTGCATCGAGCAGATCGACATCGGCGGTCCGTCGATGGTGCGCGGGGCTGCCAAGAACCATCCGTCGGTCGCCGTCGTGGTCGACCCGGACGACTATTCGCGGGTGACCGAAGCCGTCGCCGCGGAGGGTTTCTCGCTCGCCGACCGGAAGAAGCTCGCCGCCAAGGCGTTCCGGCACACCGCCGATTACGATGTCGCGGTCGCGTCATGGATGTCGAGCGTGGTTGCACCCGAGGATGATTCGCAGTTCCCGGCCTGGGCCGGTGCGACCTGGACCCGATCCGCGGTGCTGCGTTACGGCGAGAACCCGCATCAGGCGGCAGCACTGTATGTCGGGAACGCCGGGGCCGGCGGGGTGGCGACCGCCGAACAGCTCCACGGCAAGGAGATGAGCTACAACAACTACACCGACGCCGATGCCGCCTGGCGGGCCGCGTACGACTTCGACGCTCCGGCCGTCGCGATCATCAAGCACGCCAATCCGTGTGGGATCGCCATCGGCACCGACATCGCGGAGGCGCATCGTAAGGCGCACGCCTGCGATCCGATCAGCGCCTACGGCGGTGTCATCGCCGCCAATCGCGAGATCACCGTGGAGATGGCCGAGCAGGTCGCCGAGATCTTCACCGAGGTCATCGTCGCGCCCGGTTTCGCCGACGGCGCGCTCTCGGTCCTGACCCGCAAGAAGAACATCCGTGTTCTGGTGGCCACCCCGCCGTCGGCGACGGGGATCGAGACCAAGCCGGTGTCGGGTGGATTGCTGATGCAGCAGCGCGACGTCCTCGACGCCGATGGGGACAACCCGGCCAACTGGAACCTCGTGGCCGGCCCGCCGGCCGACAATGAGACTCTCGCCGACCTCGAATTCGCCTGGCGGGCATGTCGTTCGGTCAAGTCCAATGCCATTCTGCTTGCCTCCGACGGTGCGTCGGTCGGCGTCGGCATGGGGCAGGTCAACCGCGTCGACTCCGCGCACCTGGCGGTGCAGCGTGCCGGTGACCGTGCGGCGGGGAGCGTCGGGGCGTCGGATGCGTTCTTCCCCTTCCCGGACGGACTGCAGGTGCTGCTGTCGGCCGGGGTGAAAGCCGTTGCACAACCAGGTGGATCGATCCGCGACAACGAGGTGATCGAGGCGGCCGACGAGGCGGGCGTGACGCTCTACCTCACCGGGGCACGTCATTTCGCTCACTGA
- a CDS encoding sulfite exporter TauE/SafE family protein, which produces MSLTELALLVVAGFGAGLIGYITGLASIVSYPALLAVGLSPIAANVTNTVALVAVGVGSTAHSGRSLLDGDRRRLIVGAVASLIGGTVGAVLLLSTPAEAFEAVVPFLVAIAAIALLVQPVLRRWATSHVERPWVFILGLTLISVYGGYFGAGAGIMILALMLVVTSEPLWRAALSKSLFLGIANTVAAIGFMIWGPVEWWAALAMAVGCLAGGWCGPPVVKRLPPGPLRIVVGICGLALALWLAFS; this is translated from the coding sequence ATTTCGCTCACTGAGCTCGCTCTACTGGTCGTCGCCGGCTTCGGCGCCGGCCTGATCGGCTACATCACCGGTCTGGCCTCGATCGTCAGCTATCCCGCGCTGCTCGCGGTCGGGCTCAGCCCGATCGCGGCCAACGTCACGAACACGGTCGCGCTGGTCGCCGTCGGGGTGGGCAGCACCGCACATTCGGGGCGCTCCCTCCTCGACGGTGACCGTAGACGCCTGATCGTCGGCGCGGTCGCCTCGCTGATCGGCGGCACGGTCGGTGCGGTGTTGCTGCTCTCGACGCCGGCCGAGGCCTTCGAGGCCGTCGTGCCCTTCCTCGTGGCGATCGCCGCCATCGCGTTACTCGTCCAACCGGTTCTGCGCCGCTGGGCGACGTCGCACGTCGAACGTCCCTGGGTGTTCATCCTGGGATTGACGCTGATCTCGGTCTACGGCGGTTACTTCGGCGCGGGGGCCGGGATCATGATCCTGGCCCTGATGCTCGTGGTGACCAGTGAGCCGTTGTGGCGAGCGGCGCTGTCCAAGTCGTTGTTCCTCGGCATCGCCAACACGGTCGCCGCCATCGGCTTCATGATCTGGGGCCCCGTCGAGTGGTGGGCCGCACTCGCCATGGCCGTCGGATGTCTGGCCGGTGGGTGGTGTGGCCCACCCGTCGTGAAACGCCTGCCGCCCGGCCCCCTTCGGATCGTCGTCGGGATCTGCGGGCTCGCGCTCGCACTGTGGCTGGCGTTCAGCTGA